The sequence below is a genomic window from Oreochromis niloticus isolate F11D_XX linkage group LG3, O_niloticus_UMD_NMBU, whole genome shotgun sequence.
ACTGTATCGAAGGCTGCGCTTAGATCCAGTAGCACCAGGACAGAGCTTTTGGGAGTCCCAGTTACATCTAAgatcatttaaaacctttaggagagcggtctctgtgctgtggttcacccgaaatccagactgaaatatttctAGGATCTGTTTATCATTCAGAAAATCATTAATCtgagtaaaaacaagtttttctaaaattttacttaaaaatggtaagttggatacaggtctgtagttataaaaatcattacaatccaaattgctcttcttcagaaggggcctcaccaccgccgttttaaaggcagcagggaagacacccaactgaagagagcaattcatcatgtataaaagctcagcttcaaaaaatccataaagtgttttaaaaagtaaagagggGATTGGATCTAAAAGACGTGGTGGTTctcactgtggagaaaactttcttaaggttctcagcattaaccaggacaaagctgtccagtgtCTCCTCAGGTACAGTCGAGCCCtcagatgtgtttaaaatcatatCACGAGAAGATAAAATATCACATCTGATGGTGTTGATTTTTGCCCTGAAGTGGGCTGCAAACTGCTCACAGAGCGAGTCTGTGGGGGTTCTTTGGGAGCTGTTAAAATCAGGGTTAAATAAGTGATCTATGGTGGAGAAGAGGACCttgggattatttttgttattactgattattttggCCAAGTATGAATTTCTTGAATTCCTTAGTGTATTATTGTACATTTTAAGTAGCTCGCAAAGTATTTGATGGttgattgcatttttatttttcctccatctcctttctgctgccctgcaatttcttttgagttttttgacTTCTTCGTTTCTCCAGGGTGATACACGTTTTACGTTAATCTTTTTGGTGGTGAGTGGAGCAACGGAGTCAAGACTTTTCTTCAGTTTGaggttaaaatgattaaaaataaaatcacagggtGCAGGTAAAATCACAGGGGGGCATTCGTCTAAAACCCTGGTAAAATTTGCAGCCACTTCAGAGGTTAGATAGCGCCTCCTCACAGTTCGCACCGAGGTCTCCAGCTGAATAAAACCGgtgatgttaaaaaacacacagtagtgGTCAGAGACAGCCAAGTcaacaacagaggacacactgGTGGACAGCCCATGGGTGATGACCAGGTCCAGAGTGTGTCCTCTTGAGAGTCGGCTGCGTGACGTGCTGGGTAAAATCCATACAATGAAGAATGTTTAAGAATTCTTTTGATGCAGGGTCAGAAGGATTATCTATGTGCAGATTAAAATCACCGGTTAAAATTATCATATTATACTTTGAATGtatgtttgttaaaaattctGAGAATTCCTTGAAAAAAGCAGCACTGTCTTTAGGTGGTCGATAAATTGTGACAGATAAAAGTGGAGGGCTGCTAAAAACAATAGCATGAAATTCGAAAGTggtaaaatgatcaaataaaatttgtttggtggtgagtgTGTTATTGGTTAATGATGCAGTCCCACCACCTCTCTtaccatgtcattagtttttcttcttttataccctttcttgccagccacgctgtggagtacttggacgcgtgtgatggagcattgtcctgcatgaaaatcatgtttttcttgaaggatacagacttcttcctgtaccactgcttgaagaaggtgtcttccagaaactggcagtaggactgggagttgagcttgactccatcctcaacccgaaaaggccccacaagctcatctttgatgataccagcccaaaccagtactccacctccaccttgctggcgtctgagtcggactggagctctctgccctttaccaatccagccacgggcccatccatctggcccatcaagactcactctcatttcatcagtccataaaaccttagaaaaatcagtcttgagatatttcttggcccagtcttgatgtttcagcttgtgtgtcttgttcagtggtggtcgtctttcagcctttcttaccttggccatgtctctgagtattgcacaccttgtgcttttgggcagtccagtgatgttgcagctctgaaatatgccaaactggtggcaagtggcatcttggcagctgcacgcttgacttttctcagttcatgggcagttgttttgcgccttggtttttccacacgcttcttgcgaccctgttgactattttgaatgaaacgcttgattgttcgatgatcacgcttcagaagctttgcaattttaagactgctgcatccctctgcaagatatctcactatttttgacttttctgagcctgtcaagtccttcttttgacccattttgccaaaggaaaggaagttgcctaataattatgtacacctgatatagggtgttgatgtcattagaccacaccccttctcatttcagagatgcacatcacctaatatgcttaattggtagtaggctttcgagcctatacagcttggagtaagacaacatgcatgaagaggatgatgcggacaaaatactcatttgcctaataattctgcactccctgtacttagaacatatattagaaggaacagaatttattccatttgacagactagttacacaatatgggatcagcaagaaaagatttttagaatatcaacaaattaaatccatagtaaaaaagaaatttaaaccgggtcaagctgaactacaaacaccatcaagtgtggttcaatttcttactcttaaaacccccaaattactatccaaaatatacagaatgctttctaaaacagatgaatcaatatcacttcctatagcaaaatgggaagcggatttatcagttaacttagaccaaaacttctggtctcagatttgcttaaaaacctttcatctaattagaaatcccagtcttcaattaattcaatacaaaatactacatagagtgcactatacaggtcatcggatgttcaagatgggctttacgtctaccaacaactgctcacactgccagaccaattcaccggacaattatatccacgctctttggttctgtccaccagttcagaagttgtggcgcgagatatgtgaagacttatcaaagtgtctgaaatgtaacattccaacttcccctttagtatgtttgttgggcagcttagataatgtcactacagaaaagaatatagcccatatggttttcactgccctgtgcatagccaagaaaacagccctcatgaactggaaaaataaaaataatcttaattctaaccaatatagaaattatctattagattacattagtctcgatgcagcctctgccaccacatcagatcaattgctctgggctcctttgattagctccatcacctagtgggggtgggggttcaTAGTTTGGTCctaccttcactgttgtgattggtgtggcggtagggacaggcttagggcgtcggggggttccccaggagcatcttccttggggggctcaacccggggtagcggtcatggcctattaagggctctgttggctcttaggtgacggtttcctcgtggctgcgtgcagcggggctaggggagggtctgtgctgatggacgtgggttactgacctggtagcctggcttcCCTGGATGGGTCCGGGACAGGCGTGGGGTTCTGGGggcactccgtctctgggctctgccaaaaaaaacaacaaaacttcaACCTTAGATACATCAAGCTGCTCTTTCATAAGCACCCATTGTTTAGATAAGGAAGTTTCTCAGTGTGTGATATATTTTCCACTTTATCTGTCATGGTGTGCTGTGTGAGGGTAGGAGAAGAGGACCCAAACTCTGGACTCGGTAAACGGAAAAGGCAGCTTTATTGCGCTGTGGCAGAAACTCCAAACATGACTCAAAATAACAACCCTAAACTGAGAACACAAAAGTACTAATAAACACTTGGAGCCGGGAGACAAAAGACTGGAAACATGGAGGCAAAACACACAGCTTGTTGAGGGTACGACGCGACACCGGgttgaggaaaacacagggtTAATTTACACAGGGtggtaatcagggaatgggcacaCAATACATGAgacaacaaatccttaaacacgGATAAACTGAAACATGGAACTCTAATAACCATCAGCATCATCACCAACACCAACACAAGCACtacaagagaaaaagaaaacaatccataatgcaaaagacaaaccaaaacacaacaactcaaAGTACTGGGtcaaactgacccagaaccgtgacattaTCATTAAATTCATCAACCCATGTTTCCCAATTTAGTAACTgtttctgtaaaaaaacaaaaaaaacctcatcCCCAGTGTTATTAGGGATTGAGGTACACATGCATCACcaaacatcacacacactcttttgtgccaTTTGCTTTGCCCTGTCCAGTTGTTTGCCATCAAAGACAGTGAATGTCCGAACCTGTAGGTAAATTAATACCATAAACATATACCAACACTGATGTTAGTGCTTCCCGAGTTTCAGAGTAAAACCCAGAAGTAGCCATGAATTTCCACACAGCCAACATATATCAAAGACTTCTGAGCTAAATTTACAACAAAATTATAGATCTTTCCTCTCTATCTATGCAGTGCACTGTACTCTTTACTATTGTAGGGCAATTGACCCATTTAAGCAGTGTAAACCCTCTCAAAGACATTTACAATTATCTTTACTGTGCCCACATCAGTGACTGGGGAAACCAAAACAACCACATTTAACTCTGGAAGAACAGCCTTCTGCTTTAGGTGCTTCCAGCATGTTTGAGGCCTACAAAAATCCCTCAATGAAATGCGATGAACCCAAAATCCTATCTTTACGGTGTCAAACAATGTGTCAAAGTTGAGTACACATGTCAAAAGAACTCACAACTGTTTTTACTATGTTTACTCAGACAATATGGGCCTAATGCACCTATGCATCAGGAACTGACATGCTAGAAAATCAGTCTAGCTACCCTAAAATATATACACAATTATTTGTTAGGTTgctgtaagataagataagataagataagataagataagataagataagataagataagataagataacctttattagtcccacacgtgggaaatttgttttgtcacagcaggaagtggacagtgcaaaagttatgaagcaaaaattagaataaaataaaataagaataaatacagtacacaactgtacagaatagaataaaataaaatactatatacagtagaataaaatagaataaaaaactTGCATGCTATAACTACTCCAGTCACTTTTTACTCCAGTCACTTCTAAAACTTCTAACCATTTGCAAAACATGTCAACcatcataataaaaataataatggattgcatttatatagcgcttttcgagaccctcaaagcgctttacaattccactattcattcactctgacattcacacactggtggaggcaagctacagtcgTAGCAACAGCTGCCCTgcggcagactgacagaagcgaggcttcAAACCACATTTTCCTTTAAGTTCAGTGAAGTTTACTTAAAGATCATTAAAACCTTATCTGAACATGGACTTAACCATCCTGTAGAGGTTTAATACCTGTACATGAACTGTTAATCCCACAAGTCACAGTAAAAAGCCATGGACAAAAACATCATGACAAAACTCGTGGAAAACACAGAATGCATTGTTTCATGTTACATTGTTTCATGTTAAACCTGGAATCCCTCCTCTTGAcacatggacactcccatgagtcaactcatcagaACTAGGCTCCTTTCTTAAAGAAAAGGGGTAGTTAGATCATTGCCAATGCAACATCAGGACGTCTCCTCCGGAGTAGCTCtgtaaccctgcaataaaagatgtcagtgtgttttgcatattaagtttGCTTAACACCTGGCTCTGCCAGGagcctgcatacacaccatcattgcctggaaaacaagatctggaaggtaaatcaaacttcacacctgcaaaaaattgtaGATCATAAGAGTAATGAAGTTTACAGTAGGGGTGGGCGATATAAACGATATACGATAGAAACGATATAGATTTGGCCAACGATAGAGATTTTGAGTATATcgcgatagcgcatgttgatgatgtcatcaagctgcgcctgttttggtAGAAAGTATCACAGCGGCTACAACCATTATCATCAGTAAATtatgttctcctgactgaagtttggcccgtgtatagcatcctgctatgcaattgcatttgtccctgacCACCAGaatccctcacgttaacttttatcgagtggaaaaaaagttgacgttcatcctccagcttcactgtgctaatgttatgctaacatagctgtgtcgctagcaatcacgtagcacaacATTATATACCAGGTAGTCCAACTTCGGTAACCCTGCAAacgccactgctgtttagttttctgtcttcacttatgttggaagtggtagcagagctgtacgttttaattagtttcaaaaatctctgtcagaacatggtatgaaATGTTTAGGTATAAACTAGCGAGCGAACTTCctgttaacttctaactctgttaaatttaataaattcggttttcatggatgcatggatgttaaacttaattgttacacccgataaagcagcaacgctgatgatttaattaaagatgaaagaatttagactgtttttaactctcagtgttcgtttgactttgggacctgaaggggatggagttttggacccagattactcctcactacggcagccgtaatgctctgacaatccatcaagcagtccATCAGCAggcttaccaaagttgtactaaaacattttttaacagatttctgcacgccaaaatcggttcaaggtcagtgagcacaaccagaattcatacataaggcacactctcgatttttgagaaaattaaaggattttaagtgtgccttatagtttggaaaatacgttatacagaagaaaagaatatatcgtgatatatatcgttatcacacatgcttcaaattatatcgCGATATGAATTTCAGGCCATATCACCCAGCCCTAGTTTACAGCATCAAatacaagtatcatgtgcaagTTTTCTCAAATCATTAATCCACAATTATTGCCATAATTTGCCCCAGACATGGACCATCCCATGTGTTATTCAACATTACTGTCACCGGTGACTTTCTTTAAGCAATGTCACTCACACTTTTCATCACTATGAGCTCAACAGTAATCAGATAAGGAGCCCAACACTACAAATGTCACACAATCACTGCACTTCTACTCTAACAtcacttgtctgtctgtgctgaatccttcacAAGCACTCTTAGAgagaaacaaacattagcaaaacATATGAAGCATCCTGGAGATTTTTCCTGGATCAACAGATTCCAGAGGTGCTGCAAAAAGGTCCTAAAGTTAACACTCTGCTGTAAAAGAAGTAATGCTGGTTTCAAACACAGTATGTTTGACACTGTATTCACATTTTCTCCAACATTTtctcaacaacacagtgtaattaCATAACCAACATATAACCTGTAATCACAGTTGCCTTTACACATAAACCCAGTAATcctgtgagagaaaaaaaatgaacctATTGTATGTCCTATAAATCAGATCACATGATTAACCCTCTGCTGTAGAAAAGAGAATGttaatgttagcgctgcgcaggtgtatacacaatcctcacagtgacctctgcatTTGGCAATACTAGGTCATAAATAACACTCCGCTGGTaaattcacagacacagaaagtggcatttaaaaggttaaatcaacACGCTCCCGgggatgttgctgtcatctttccactcctttaaaaacagagaaacacgCATAGATGCATCCAGCCTGTCATCATTTTGTGAGTGTGGTCGTCTACACTCCTTTCGGGGAACTCTCTGGCGAAGTGACCCTCTCCCCCtcatagggctttggagttgacgtcactggaggtgggccacgccccctttccgccatgacagtaggctagacacaggatacagcttcagctatggttcgtacgtgttgtgttatcagttgcaacgtttgatcacacgatcgtgaaggcaagaagctggataatgggctctcttttcatcgtttttcaacctggaggcaacgtgagggatcccatgtatccgatattactaaacaaagacgtcaggcttgcattgcagcggtgagacgagcggatcgagttctgtgcaatccccagctttttgttggtttggtctccgcatcttctttccggtgagttctaaattaattcatatcactattaaaatgcttttagtgttattttcaatgtgctgaggtcatagataatgagataaaacatgctaatgtgtgacgctgcagaaccacgtcatgtcatcatgtcgactgagtagcttatgatttagcgttattgcaggcaaagcagcatatgaaatggatgtaacaaatccagactgggcaccaacactgctcatgggcctctaaaaacatactaaattgctctcattgtacactaatccgcacataacttccagatgaatcacacacctgtcatgtgcgttacttgctcttcgagtgaatcaacaaatggcaaaataaaaagcagaacaacaacaacgctgtttctttagagagtCTTGGTTTACATGTGTCTTATATCATATCTTATATTCAGTTGTTACCTTACACGGCTAAATAAAACACGACATCGGTTTCAGTTATGTACTGATGTAGATGGACATTAGAGggttctttcaaagaaaaaactcaggtaaaTTTTATCTTATACATTATGCTTTGTGTGTTCTTCaatatatttctatgcaaaacaagagattttttaatacacagcagtatattcataGTTGAAACCAGATAGTACATACACactttttactgttaaacatcaatttaaaTGTTTTCGTTTTaggtaaataaatattgaaatatcttttgaattagttaaatgtcagaataaagagagagagagctgtctattttaatcaccttcatcaaatttaggagtacatacacactaagtttattgttaattaataagaaaactccagacgattccattctgagctgaagaagcttctgattggttagtagagtccatgtgagtaaattggtggcacacctgtggatgcatataaggcaaaacacagagcctgtttctgtgacaggggaaaatcaagagatgtcaaccaaaacaccaggaaaagaattgtggagctccataagtgtggctcaattttgaatacagtTTGGTGCCATTTataattaagaaatacagaaagtttctctctttactctaaaatttaacaaatatgttttttttatatttatcagtcTAAAAAAATTGTGTGATTTGAGGTTTTACacttaaaaaagtgtttgtgtttttatctgaagagtgtgtaaatatctggtttcaactgtatatttgatgatgttggtgtttggcttgattgtcagcacaaagagggagagagaggaacagagaagagagagagagggagagagagaggaacagagaagagagagagggagagagagaggaacagagagggggagagaggaacagagagggagagagagggagagagaggaacagagagggggagagagggagagagagggagagagaggaacagagaggaacagagagggagagagaggaacagagaggaacagagagggagagagagggagagagaggaacagagagagagagagagaggagcagagagggagagagaggacagaacagagacagcaggtgagacacacatgctAGTCAAATGgttgattctggttctgtcttggttaagttctaagtagtcctgattctgaactgttgtagtcctgttttaattccagatcagttctgggtctggttgaattggggtttagtcctcgtgtcttgatacagccctgaTTTGCTCtcccttgctgcttaattaaagaacttgtttaaggtgtcctgcatatatgatatatttttttgttacccacccccccacccaaaAAACTAATCCCACATACATACTACCCTTTAGGGCTAAGCCCCGGGTGTATAAAATGTCTGCCTCCAATGTCACATGCATATGAAACAACACTTTCTGACTTCTCTACTCCATCTGTGAGTCCTGTTGAATATTTATGGGCCGACTGTGGCTCAGGACGTTGAGCCGGTTGGCTAATAAttgaaagaaaatgttaacTGAAAAAACATTAAGCTGCTCTCTGAGGCATCcgtcagagtgtgaatgttgcactgaaaacactcGGGTGTGGATAAAaatgcttgtgtgaatgagtaTCAGACAGAGatctacaaagtaaaacaggaagttcccagacagaaaacaaaatcagaataaaactaGAACATGAGAAAGttaatcaaaacaaaaccactgagtctgcagactcaggaccatgacagtatcTGTGTTTTAGTGCAGATATGGTTCATCAGCATTTGCTTTGGGCTTTAACTAACATTTACTCAGCCACAGGTATATGTACCAGGTGCCTACATGGGGTGGAAGGGATGACAGCTTACTCAGTGTCCTCCCGTCCCTGTCTACCTCCATTGGgttaacccttgtatggtgttcgtatttttgttactcagccagtgttcatgggtctgggggacccgctagagttttggctttccaattaacactatcaaacaattttatgttaaattactcaacagatGTCCCAATTACGAGccatgtgaacagcaaacatggttaattttttccttttacctttgttcgatcacatttatgaattaatgtgcttctcgttttttgtcaataaaatgttataaaaaaaataaaatcagttctaATCAAGTGTACATATCCTTATAccatattttgcaggttttgatggtatatactgcctaaaggggcaacggcctctaaatggcatgggtctcacagacccgaacaccatacaagggttaagaGGGCATCAGTGACATCAGGGATATCTGACAGACTCAGatatcgtcttgatgcattctcaatcatccaggaaagtaaatctccaaaagttgaatctgttcatctggacgtagcgttttgtgggagaaacgtttcgtcactgaTCCAagttggatgagtgacgaaacgtttctcccacaaaacgctacgtccagatgaacagattcaacttttggagagacTCAGATATCCCTCCGATCCTGAACCGTGAagcatgtttctgttttatctggCAGTTTCTTGACTTGCAGGGAATCCAAATGATGGCAATGCAAAGTTCTCCATCGTCTCTGTTAATAAAGATTTGCATTCATGAATTTTGTCATGTACAGaggttcagtttttatttattcatttattttttggtaCAAACTTTCTATGATTGAACAATTTCTGCATCTGCACCTGTAATAACCAGTGCTAGCGTTATTACACAACAAATGCAATGTATtacactagggctgccacaaacgattattttgatagtcgactagtcaccgattattcttgcgattagtcgactaatcggatcatgcatccattggacgtaaaacgtacagatTATTGcagcagcatgcatctgctcttatataactatcattagcttacagctttaagtgtttaaggtatgtgaaactaaaaataaagacaagatgatagtttattaaacttttaatgaaatttcaAGTTTGAAGCAAaccaaaaaaatataacaatagCATTTTGTGCTCAGTCCTCACAACTATACTTAACATACAACAACTATAACTTTGGGACTACATAGTCAGTATAGCAATCTACACGAGATTATTGTTCATAGCCAGGAAAGTTAGCTTTTCTACATGTTCTGCAGAAAGGCTTGCTCTCTTTTGAGAGCAGATGTTCCCTGCTGTGGAGAAGATCCACTCTGATGGGGTGGAGGTTGCAGGAATGCACAGAAAAGATTTAGCTAGCTTTGATAGTGTGGGGAAACGTCCCTCATTTTCGCTCCACCATTTAAGAGGATCATCCTTTTTAGAAACTGTGGCTTCTTTAAAGTACAGCTGAACTTCACTTCTCACAACTTGGACATCTTGGTCCTCCTTAGATGCTGCTTCCTCATTGTCACCCTGACTGTCTGTGTCAGACTCAAGGAGGTTGTCCAGAGCAGTCTTTTCAGTTCTACCTGAACCATTGTCTGTCTGCACTTTTGCATGCTCATGTGTCCCAGCATTTGCTTCTTTGACAGCAAGCACTTCAACAGTCCCCTGCACTCTGATGACATCTTCAGGAGCCAAAAACTTCAACTTTCTGTATCTGGGGTCCAAGGCAGCTGCGAGAATAACAGGGTTTTCTTTGTCTGCTGAGAAAGTGCATATACTCCCCCATCTCTGTTTTATGCCTTTTTCTGCACTGGCAATGAAAGATTTTCCTGAGCTTGTCTCCAGTTGGCTTTGGTGTACAGCCCGTGTCAGCCCTTTGACCACCTGTGGAAGACCTGAAACTGTTGTGTACTGCTGTCCACTAAGGTAAACAGTAGCAGTCTCAAAAGGTGCCAAACCTTGCTTCAGTTCTTCAAGTAGCGCCCACTGGTCTGGCTTCAAGTCGAAATAGTGTTTCCCCCTTGGCGTTACCTCGGGATCTGAAAGGGTGGCAGTGAGAGGGCAGCGCTGTTCGAGGAGTCTCTCTATCATGTGGAATGTACTATTCCATCTTGTACTGACATCTTGGATCAGTGTATTTTTCTTCACATTCATTTGCTCCTGTTTCATTTTTAGTCTTGTACTAGCCAGCTCGCTTCTCTTAAAG
It includes:
- the LOC109196592 gene encoding zinc finger BED domain-containing protein 1-like, coding for MATRQRNSKVWEHFDQTKEKNVQCKICKMELAFHGSTTAMHEHLKRKHVVASNDEVVQSPRTAKKIRSSSMDDFVTKPPTCTPRQADVLTESILNMLVTDMRPRSMVDDQGFKEMIKQFNPDYHDNYLPGRSHFTKLMEKKYDATFEKVKQTLGGVKGFFTLTADVWTSRATEAYLGVSCHFLSEDWKMKSFILDTMPLEERHTGANIVTWMEEVLTKFEILPAKIKAVVHDSGSNMVAAMRLLEEKHGWASIRCAGHTLQLIVNTALKDTTISRALGAARQLVEHFKRSELASTRLKMKQEQMNVKKNTLIQDVSTRWNSTFHMIERLLEQRCPLTATLSDPEVTPRGKHYFDLKPDQWALLEELKQGLAPFETATVYLSGQQYTTVSGLPQVVKGLTRAVHQSQLETSSGKSFIASAEKGIKQRWGSICTFSADKENPVILAAALDPRYRKLKFLAPEDVIRVQGTVEVLAVKEANAGTHEHAKVQTDNGSGRTEKTALDNLLESDTDSQGDNEEAASKEDQDVQVVRSEVQLYFKEATVSKKDDPLKWWSENEGRFPTLSKLAKSFLCIPATSTPSEWIFSTAGNICSQKRASLSAEHVEKLTFLAMNNNLV